A genomic segment from Nodularia sphaerocarpa UHCC 0038 encodes:
- a CDS encoding DUF29 family protein, giving the protein MTQELTDLRNSILQGNYADALAIVDELEGMSKKAILRQIKSFLKILLIHLIKNQVEQRLTNSWVASIRNAILEIQDVNLKENKKSYYVNQDEWEDFIQDVVLESSIADASLEVMNGKYTRSELSAKLDKNQVVTTAMRFLALSYIYSAKELPAIMDDYLSQLPGGEIWR; this is encoded by the coding sequence ATGACACAGGAACTAACTGATCTCAGAAATAGCATTTTACAAGGAAATTACGCAGATGCTTTGGCGATTGTTGATGAGTTAGAGGGGATGAGTAAAAAGGCAATTCTGCGGCAAATTAAATCTTTTCTGAAGATTTTGTTGATCCATTTAATTAAAAATCAAGTGGAACAACGATTAACAAATTCTTGGGTTGCTTCTATTCGCAATGCAATTTTGGAAATTCAAGACGTGAATCTCAAAGAAAACAAAAAATCATATTATGTTAATCAAGATGAATGGGAAGATTTTATCCAAGATGTGGTTCTTGAAAGTTCTATAGCTGATGCTAGTTTGGAAGTGATGAATGGCAAATATACTCGTTCTGAATTATCAGCAAAACTTGATAAAAACCAGGTTGTAACTACAGCAATGAGATTTCTAGCTTTAAGTTATATTTATTCAGCGAAGGAATTACCTGCAATTATGGATGATTATCTGAGTCAGTTACCAGGGGGAGAAATTTGGCGCTAG
- a CDS encoding NADP-dependent isocitrate dehydrogenase, producing the protein MYDKINPPTTGTKITFKNGEPIVPDNPIIPFIRGDGTGIDIWPATQKVLDAAVAKAYKGQRQISWFKVYAGDESCDLYGTYQYLPQDTLTAIKEYGIAIKGPLTTPVGGGIRSLNVALRQIFDLYACVRPCRYYAGTPSPHKNPEKLDVIVYRENTEDIYLGIEWKQGSEIGDRLIKILNEELIPATPEHGKKQIPLDSGIGIKPISKTGSQRLVRRAMKHALLLPKDKQQVTLVHKGNIMKYTEGAFRDWGYELVTSEFRSECVTERESWILSNKEKNPDISAEANAREIDPGYDSLTPEKQAQIVQEVEIVLSTIWETHGNGQWKAKIMVNDRIADSIFQQIQTRPDEYSILATMNLNGDYLSDAAAAIVGGLGMGPGANIGDVCAIFEATHGTAPKHAGLDRINPGSLILSGVMMLEFMGWQEAADLVKKGLGDAIANSQVTYDLARLLEPPVEPLKCSEFADAIIKHFD; encoded by the coding sequence ATGTACGACAAGATTAACCCCCCCACAACCGGAACAAAAATCACCTTTAAAAATGGTGAACCGATTGTGCCTGATAATCCAATTATCCCCTTTATTCGCGGCGATGGCACAGGTATTGATATCTGGCCTGCCACCCAAAAGGTGCTAGATGCGGCGGTAGCCAAGGCATACAAAGGTCAGCGTCAAATCAGTTGGTTTAAGGTTTACGCTGGCGATGAGTCCTGTGATTTATACGGAACTTATCAGTATTTACCTCAAGACACTTTAACCGCTATCAAAGAATATGGTATAGCGATTAAGGGGCCTTTGACTACCCCCGTGGGTGGTGGGATTCGTTCTCTAAATGTAGCGCTACGGCAAATTTTTGATTTATATGCCTGTGTGCGTCCTTGTCGTTATTATGCCGGGACACCCTCGCCCCACAAGAACCCAGAGAAACTGGATGTAATTGTTTATCGGGAAAATACGGAAGATATTTATTTGGGAATTGAGTGGAAACAGGGAAGTGAAATAGGCGATCGCCTCATTAAAATTCTCAATGAAGAACTCATCCCAGCTACCCCAGAACACGGGAAAAAGCAAATTCCCCTCGATTCGGGTATTGGTATCAAACCCATCAGCAAAACAGGTTCTCAGCGCCTAGTACGCAGAGCGATGAAACACGCTTTGTTATTGCCTAAAGACAAGCAACAGGTCACACTGGTGCATAAGGGCAATATTATGAAGTATACCGAAGGCGCTTTCCGTGATTGGGGTTATGAATTAGTTACCAGTGAATTTCGCAGTGAATGCGTTACAGAACGGGAATCGTGGATTTTAAGTAATAAAGAGAAAAATCCTGATATTTCCGCCGAAGCTAACGCCCGTGAGATTGACCCAGGTTATGATTCCCTGACACCAGAGAAACAAGCGCAAATTGTTCAGGAAGTCGAAATTGTTCTCAGCACAATTTGGGAAACCCACGGAAACGGTCAATGGAAAGCCAAAATCATGGTTAATGACCGAATTGCTGACAGTATTTTTCAACAAATCCAAACCAGACCCGATGAGTATTCCATTCTAGCCACAATGAACTTAAACGGCGATTACTTGTCTGATGCGGCTGCGGCCATTGTCGGCGGATTAGGAATGGGGCCAGGGGCAAATATAGGCGATGTCTGTGCCATATTTGAAGCCACCCACGGCACTGCACCCAAGCACGCCGGCTTAGATCGAATTAATCCCGGTTCGCTGATTTTGTCTGGTGTGATGATGCTGGAATTTATGGGTTGGCAAGAAGCCGCCGATTTGGTAAAAAAAGGTTTGGGGGATGCGATCGCCAACAGTCAAGTTACTTATGATTTAGCCCGATTGCTAGAACCACCAGTAGAACCCTTAAAATGTTCTGAATTTGCCGACGCAATCATCAAACATTTCGATTAA
- a CDS encoding GUN4 domain-containing protein, whose protein sequence is MTDPMILSGTADIDSFRQSLIAGSLQVQQQIIPQLANLGNEGLDVLMEFLQKRREQPATWIDGKVYQVLYNSDAPQVQDFLLECFPEGIVPLKSERGIDYNPLQQLLAVQDFQAADLVSVQKMCELAGPMAVQRKWLYFTDVENAPILDLQTINHLWLVHSEGKFGFSVQREIWLSLGKNWETLWPKIGWKSGNNWTRYPNQFTWDLTAPKGHLPLSNQLRGVRVMAALLSHPAWSKSNKI, encoded by the coding sequence ATGACAGACCCAATGATTTTATCAGGCACAGCTGACATCGACTCTTTCCGACAATCGTTAATCGCTGGGTCTCTTCAAGTCCAACAACAAATCATCCCACAGTTAGCTAACTTGGGTAATGAGGGATTAGATGTGTTGATGGAATTTTTACAAAAACGACGCGAACAACCAGCAACTTGGATCGATGGTAAAGTTTACCAAGTCCTCTATAACTCTGATGCACCTCAAGTTCAAGATTTTCTGCTTGAGTGTTTTCCTGAAGGAATTGTACCTCTAAAATCAGAGCGTGGAATTGATTACAATCCTTTGCAACAACTACTCGCTGTCCAAGACTTCCAAGCAGCCGATCTCGTCAGTGTCCAAAAAATGTGTGAACTGGCCGGGCCAATGGCTGTGCAGAGAAAATGGTTGTATTTTACAGACGTAGAAAATGCCCCGATTCTGGATTTACAAACGATTAATCACCTCTGGTTAGTCCACTCTGAAGGTAAGTTTGGCTTTTCGGTACAGCGCGAAATTTGGTTGAGTTTGGGCAAAAACTGGGAAACTTTATGGCCGAAAATTGGCTGGAAAAGCGGTAATAACTGGACGCGATACCCTAACCAGTTTACTTGGGATTTAACCGCCCCTAAAGGTCATTTACCCCTGTCTAATCAACTGCGGGGGGTGCGGGTGATGGCGGCGTTATTATCTCACCCGGCTTGGTCTAAAAGTAACAAAATATGA